The Setaria viridis chromosome 9, Setaria_viridis_v4.0, whole genome shotgun sequence sequence tacaagtaaagagtttcacatacaattcacataattgcaaatcaattcaagtagcctttaatggatattcaaagaacacaatatacaaatcatggatacaaatggaatatcatcatctctatgattgcctctagggcatacctccaacatggagGTGCAGCGGAATCTaaggggtggcggcgcagtaGTACGAGGTGCGTGGCTTCACCTCTCTCTCTAGGCGAGGGCGGCCGGTGACGCGAGGGGGCTAGCGGAGCGCGTCGCGAGGGCAGCTAGCCGGGCGAGGGCCGGGACCAGGCTCGGTCAACGAGGAGGAAGGGTAGCTGATGGTGATGAGGAGGAATGGCGGCTTTCTCTCTTTGGTGCGGGGCTCAGGTGTTGTGCATCCGGGGGCTCTAGCACTCGGGTAGACGGCAGTGGGGTGCGGCCGGGGCTCTATTCggcggatttctttttttttaattttttaatacatgTTTAGTACTTGTTATTTGATCCAGTACTAAAGAATCTCTTAGTACCGATAtagcagtaccggttgcacaacggGACCGGTTGGATTtccgaggggggggggggggtggtgtTTGTCCGAGACCGGGAGCAGGCGGCGTCTGAAAAGCCCCTTCACGCGTTACAGAAGTGAAAGCGACTACTAAGCGGCAACAAAGCTAGTGGAGCCTTCACTTAGCTTTCCACAGGGATTAAATACTAACTCAAACGTACGCAAGTACGCTATATACACATACATAATGGGACGCACTATTTTCTCCTTTCTCCAATCTCCATCGTTACCCAACAGCAGAGCTTGTTTCTCAATGGACGGCCAAGCCCAACTGCTCCTTGTCCTCCTGGTCGCCTCGGCCACCTGGCCCTTCTCCGTCGGCTCACTGGCGCGTGTAGCTGACGACCTCCACCCAGTCGTCCTGCTGCCCGGATACGGCTGCAGCCATCTCGACGCGCGGCTCACCGACGAGTTCGAGcccgcctccgcggcgccgagctgcggcggcgcgctgAAGGGGAAGACGGGATGGTTCCGGCTGTGGAACAACCGCACGGCGCTGCAGGAGGATCCCGCGCTGGTGCCGTGCTACGCGGAGCTGCTGCGGCTGGTGTAcgaccccgtcgccggcgattACCGCAACGTGCCCGGCGTTGAGACCCGCGTCGTGTCCTTCGGCACCACGCGCGGCTTCGGCTCCGACGATCCTGGTTCAAAGTAAGATATCCTTGCTATCCAAAGACTGCACTAATGACTTCACTTCTCCAAGAATGAAATAAAATTCAGGTGGGGGATTCTCTCCCCCTCCCGTTGaccttaaaaaaaaatccaagaatGATATGTGCTCAAACCCATGAATTTATTTCTACTTTATTCTGAGCTGTCGCGCTTTTCACAGGACCGGCTGCATGGGGAAACTTGTTGAGACATTGGAAGGAGTCGGGTACAGGGAAGGCAAGAACCTCTTCGGCGCGCCCTACGACTTCCGatacgcgccggcgccgcccggccaGGCGTCCAGCGAGTTCTCCTGCTTCCTCTCAAGCCTTAGGGTGCTCGTGGAGAAAGCAAGCAAGAGGAACGGGAACATGCCGGTCATCCTCGTGACGCACAGCCTCGGAGGCCTCAACGCCAACGCCTTCCTCAGCCGGAGCCCCCTGGCGTGGCGCAGGAGGTACGTCAAGCACTTCGTCATGGTCTCCACCGGCGCCGGAGGCAGCGTGTTCGGGCTGCGGTTCagcagctcgtcgtcgtcgtcaccgaCAGACCCGCTGTCGTTCGCCAACACCACCAGGAGCTTCGCGACCGCGTTCTCCGTCCTGCCGTCGCCCAAGGTGTTCGGCCACGCGCCGGTGGTGGTCACGCGAGCCAAGAACTATTCCGCCTACAACATACCGGAGTATCTCAGGGCCAACGGTTTCTCTGACGGCGAGGTGGCGCGCTACGTGACGAGGGTGCTGCCGGTGTCGCTGAATTTCAGCGCGCCGGCGGTGCCCATGACCTGCATCAACGGAATCGGCGTGCCGACGCCGGAGAAGCTGGTGTACTGGGACGGCGACTTCGGCGCCAAGCCTGACCAAGTGGTTtacggcgacggcgatggggcCATCAACATAGCGAGCATGCTGGCGTTGGACGCGCTGATCGGGGCTGATCCGGAGCAGGATTACTTCAAGTCCCTTCTGATTCACAACACGAGTCACGTCGGCGTCATCTC is a genomic window containing:
- the LOC117836308 gene encoding lecithin-cholesterol acyltransferase-like 1; translated protein: MGRTIFSFLQSPSLPNSRACFSMDGQAQLLLVLLVASATWPFSVGSLARVADDLHPVVLLPGYGCSHLDARLTDEFEPASAAPSCGGALKGKTGWFRLWNNRTALQEDPALVPCYAELLRLVYDPVAGDYRNVPGVETRVVSFGTTRGFGSDDPGSKTGCMGKLVETLEGVGYREGKNLFGAPYDFRYAPAPPGQASSEFSCFLSSLRVLVEKASKRNGNMPVILVTHSLGGLNANAFLSRSPLAWRRRYVKHFVMVSTGAGGSVFGLRFSSSSSSSPTDPLSFANTTRSFATAFSVLPSPKVFGHAPVVVTRAKNYSAYNIPEYLRANGFSDGEVARYVTRVLPVSLNFSAPAVPMTCINGIGVPTPEKLVYWDGDFGAKPDQVVYGDGDGAINIASMLALDALIGADPEQDYFKSLLIHNTSHVGVISDSFALERLVNEVLEANRAIV